In Nitratiruptor sp. YY09-18, a single window of DNA contains:
- a CDS encoding ABC transporter permease: MDRKFVNYIVRRYLRFDKEQPFIFLSALLAFLGICIGVMVLIIAMAIMNGFDKEFEKKLFTMNYPLTIYPRYALTLDASLLDKLERKFPQLKFSPYISSNVIYRKGEKLEGGVVFGVDFTRELQINEVLRKSVEKPVKKFEIVVGKGLFDEFYLVPGEKIFLIFTKTEPLGLQISPLFKRFKVAGSFRSGLIAYDKAYSYTTLASLQKVLQLPPHKLSGIHVYAKDPQKEIQNIQKELPNNVAIIGWWQQNGNFFAALAMEKRSLFIVLMLIILIASLNIVSSLLMTVMNRRKEIALLMSLGATAKEIEQIFFRLGAIIGGVGIIFGVILGFLGIFILKNFDIINLPADVYGTTKLPVDLSSVDFASIVLGAIVIIIFSSLYPAKKATKTQIIKVLRNE; this comes from the coding sequence ATGGATAGAAAATTTGTCAACTATATAGTTCGCCGCTACTTACGATTTGACAAAGAGCAGCCCTTTATTTTTCTTTCTGCTCTTTTAGCATTTTTAGGTATTTGCATAGGAGTTATGGTACTTATCATCGCTATGGCAATTATGAATGGCTTTGACAAAGAGTTTGAAAAGAAACTCTTTACAATGAATTATCCTCTCACCATCTATCCTCGCTACGCTCTCACACTCGATGCTTCTTTGCTTGATAAACTCGAACGCAAATTTCCTCAGCTAAAATTTAGTCCGTATATATCTAGCAATGTTATCTATAGAAAGGGTGAAAAGCTTGAAGGTGGTGTCGTATTTGGCGTTGATTTTACAAGAGAGCTACAGATCAATGAGGTACTACGCAAAAGCGTTGAAAAACCGGTCAAAAAATTTGAGATAGTTGTGGGCAAAGGGCTCTTTGATGAGTTCTACCTCGTTCCTGGTGAGAAGATTTTTTTGATTTTTACAAAAACCGAGCCGCTAGGACTGCAAATCTCACCGCTTTTTAAGAGATTTAAAGTAGCAGGCTCTTTCCGATCAGGCCTTATAGCATACGACAAAGCATACTCATACACGACACTAGCATCACTGCAAAAAGTACTCCAGCTTCCACCCCACAAACTTAGCGGTATACATGTCTATGCGAAAGATCCCCAAAAAGAGATACAAAATATTCAAAAAGAGCTCCCCAACAATGTAGCTATTATTGGATGGTGGCAACAAAATGGCAACTTCTTTGCAGCACTTGCTATGGAAAAGAGATCACTTTTTATAGTGCTTATGCTCATTATCCTCATTGCTTCACTTAATATTGTAAGCTCACTCCTTATGACTGTAATGAATCGTCGTAAAGAGATAGCGCTTCTTATGAGTCTTGGAGCCACAGCTAAAGAGATAGAGCAAATCTTTTTTCGGCTTGGAGCTATTATAGGAGGAGTGGGGATAATTTTTGGGGTGATTCTAGGATTTTTAGGCATTTTTATTCTTAAAAATTTCGATATTATCAATCTTCCTGCGGATGTCTACGGCACAACAAAACTTCCTGTAGATTTAAGCAGTGTCGATTTTGCATCGATTGTATTAGGTGCGATTGTTATTATCATATTCTCTTCCCTTTACCCAGCAAAAAAAGCTACGAAAACACAGATTATTAAAGTTTTACGGAACGAATAG